The nucleotide sequence ttcgaactgctaggttcgcaggagctaGTTGCTTGTTACACCAGTTACATTTCTGCCAGTCAAGCAGCTTTTAAAGCTTTTACATTATGGGGTTTAACTTTAATTTTGTTGATGAACAGCATGACTTTATTAtgacagattttattttatttccatgtGTCATTTGTCTATGGTCACTCAGCAGCTCCCTGAATTGTATGCCTACTTACCATCAAAATCAACATCTGCGTGTGGCGGGTGATCCCTCACCACAATTTTCCGATGCCTTTCTGCATCTAGCTCGGCAATAATTGAGTCAAAATAAGCTATTGCCTCGGTTACGTCTGAATTGAGCTGGGAGGCTTTCCTCTCTGCTGAGATCTGTTGAACAGAATAATATGACAGGAGTTTGGTTTGAACAAATAGACTTTGCTATTGCAAAGAACAACCCAATATCCAAGGATACAAAACGTGGGACCAAAATGGTGGAAGCGGACTTGTAAATGTTCTTCAACAAAACAATCTCTGATCACTGGCTAAATTGTTCTTTGAACCCATTGCTACTTATTTGTCTTTGGCCtgcattttaaagtttttttatgCTTAATTCGGGGAGTTGGATTGTGCTCTGGCTCAGAATGCCAATGTAATGGAAATTGTGAGTTCAGGGTTCACTTAGGTATATTCTCAAATGTTCTACTACCATGTGGGTTGTTTTAATGAACCATTTCTCAAGGCACCGGTGCAACTTCATATCTACAGTTGCCACCTATTTTTCTGCCAAAGTCCTGGCACTCTTGACAACTGCATTACTGCAGGAAAAATTCATTAGGTCGTTTCCCATCGCCACTTTTCCGTTTTGGGAAGAGCATTTCCTGCTGAATCACAATCAACAGCTTTTAGTTAAACCTTTTCAAAAAGTCAACAATTTTGGCCTTAAAAGCTCAGCCCAGCATTTTGTAACTtaactttaaaatttaaagtaagTCCTTATTGTGACATATCATATTAAAGCCCGtgaagttctgaagagattggtGTTTTTAGTTTTGACATGTCTCAGTGCTGGGATAAGCTTTTAAGTTTTTTGTGTAGTGTGACAAGGCCAaaattataatttaaaaaaaaaattctgacccTCATAATTAAAAAACGGGATGAGATAAAAAgctaaaattttagatttaaacttagttttgcTCATTCAACAaatcaacaaaatattaagaaaattggatgGCATGAAGTAAGaaagttggatcacttgatattGAATGACCCTCTAGTGTGGTTCTGCTTGATTGTGTAGATCAACTTGAAGGGGGATTAGATGAAGAAATGAATATAGGAGCACAGCTGCAGAAATAATTACTTAAAACAGGAATCCTGGAGCTACTCTCATTCCTTCTGTACTTACAGTACCTATGTGAGCTTGGAGAACTGCTTAGGTTCTCTGTGAAGTGAAAATTATTATTCTGATGAGGACAGGAACATTATCCCAGCCTCGCCATGAAGTCAGTGAAGGACCATAATGAAGCCACTGCTGCCCAAACTCACTCTTGTTTTCTGTAaactgtgaataataataattacctaaTAGGCTGTTTCAAGGATAACTAATCATGCACagtttacaatgcaatcctatacctgtTTTGTCAAAGTAAGACCCATTCAGTTCTATGGGTCTTACTCGCATATATGTTCAGATTAGATTACAGCTGCGAATGCAGATTtgagacaacacacacacacacacacacacacacacacacacacacacacacacaatgtttccTAACTATTACTGCTAAAGATTACCAGATTTATTCATGCCTACCCACTGGGAGCATGGTATAAATTACTTGTAGCCACATCCATGCACCATTGCCAGCAGGGTCCCAATATATATCtgctctgctctggtcagacctcacctggagtactgtgtccagttctgggcgccacagttcaagaaggacactgacaaactggaacgtgtccagaggagggcaaccaaaatggtcaaaggcctggaaacgatgccttatgaggaacggctaagggagctgggcatgtttagcctggagaagaggaggttaaggggtgataggatagccatgttcaaatatataaaaggatgtcacatagaggagggagaaaggttgttttctgctgctccagagaagcggacacggagcaatggatccaaactacaagaaagaagattccacctaaacattaggaagaacttcctgacagtaagagctgttcgacagtggaatttgctgccaaggagtgtggtggagtctccttctttggaggtctttaagcagaggcttgacaaccatatgtcaggagtgctctgatggtgtttcctgcttggcagggggttggactcgatggcccttgtggtctcttccaactctatgattctatgatttctggaAAAGCACAATTTCCCCTTTCCAACTGGCTCCTGGCTGCAGCATTCATGCTGAACATCCATCTCTGTGGCTGCATTTCCCTTTCCCTATCAGGCTGTGACATGCAAAGCATTACTGAAGGTGACAAGTAAGTGTAAGCAAGTGTGTGAGATGTATATATTAGTGAGAGTCTCTTGGCTAGGCTCAGGCACCCAGAAATAGTGGTTCTGTACTGTattgtccattcttaaggaaatcagccctgagtgctcactggaaggacagatcctgaagctgagactccaatactttggccaccttgtgagaagagatgctgggaaatatggagggcacaaggagaaggggacgacagaggacgagatggttggacagtgttctcaaagctaccagcatgagtttgaccaaactgcgggaggcagtggaagacaggagtgcctggcgtgctctggtccatgggatcacgcagagtcggacacgactaaacgactaaacagcaacaacaacaacaacaactgtattgTCCTTTTTAAATAGTGCAAGAGCACATTTTAAGGGTTTCAGTGGTTACATCATGTTTTTTCCACATGTAGGCAGCAACCCTATAAACACTTACCAGTGAGTTCCATTGGccatagtgggacttacttctgagtaaacaaataTAGTAATCACTCTGTTAGGATGCTGTTTAGTGTGCCTATAGCACTTTAAATCACTATCGGCACTGCTGCAAAGGAGTAATCTACTCAATACCGCACCTAATAACATACCTGCTTGTGAAatgaaagcctttttttaaaacaatctgaGAGCAGCTGCCATGCTAATAAAGAAATTAAAGCACGGAACACATTGATTTGCATAAAACTAATggtgtttctttttcaaaagaagaacagcaagagagaaacTTGTCCAAAGGTTAAACACAATCTACGGTTGTCGATGCCTTCTTTAGCTACTGGCTGTAAAAAAAGCATGGCTTCACTTTCTTGAAATTAGACTCCCTGCAGTCATGGCCTCACCTGCTGAGAAAGTTTCTCATTTCGGCTGCTCagaattttgcttttgtttgttttttaaaccaagCAGTCACCATGTCTCTAGATTGATGgaaagggttagggttgggtgaACAAAGTGTAAGTTGTATTTGATACTTCTGTGTAATGGATGTGTGTGAAAAACTGAACGGGGGATGGACCCAATGAAGGTATTACAGAGAGAAACACATCACATTTGTGGGTCTCGCTTCTCTTGTGCACATTATTATTAaacttccacaacctttcccaatcttccatcattatATTGTGACCAAAATCTCTtacccaatctatcatcacagatttcacttgttcatcctttgtatgccattccaacagtaAATTATACATCTTAGACAAATGTTTAACATTGgtatctaacaattctgtttctaatttgtttttttccattgcaaaaccatttttcttgtcAAGCTTCAATAATTCATTGATCTGATAATCTTGAAGCCAATCCACTTTGTCTTTGATTTGATCAGATGGTCTTAATTTAAATCCTTCATTATCCTCAAGCAAAAGGTCAGAGTATCTCAACCATTTattctccatatttaactttggggggggccttagcttccattggtgaaagcCATCTGGGTCTTTTCCTTCCTAggagatctttatatcttatccaaacgttatATAGTgattttctaattacatgatttttgaaacctttatgggCCTTTATCTTATCATACATATAAGCAATGTTTTCTTAACCATGTGATGCAATAGCTCCTACCTTGGAAGACTGTACTGGTGGAGGCGTGGCTGGTGACTTTTGCCTCGTCTTGGAAGATTTTGTAGACACTGAGGAAATATCAGATGCCCTGTCACTGGACTTCAGATCTTTGATGCTCTCAATGTATTTTTTCCTCAAAGCTAGCAAATCTTGCAAGTACTGCAAACAGTCTTGAGTCTTTGAGTACATCCATGCCCGTTCTTCTTCCTTCAGATGGAGGCAGGCAACTGAATCCAGGCTGGTGGTACTTTTGCTTTTTTTCAAAGGCTCGCTGAATTTGTTATCCTCATctccaagcacatacatagaggTGCTACGGATCAACCGGACTGCAGAGCCATCAAAAGTAGGGATTCCATCGGACAGGCTTCTCCTGCGGGAGTTGGGGTGAAATATTGCGTGAATCTTCCTGAGCATTGTGCAGGTCCTTCTTCACCTCACCCATCGATCATACAGAGGCTCAATTCAATACATGGTTCTTGCCTGTAGCAGAAACTAACACTTTGCCATGTGCCCTTTTGTAGTTAAGAATCCAGTTTCTTGCAGATACAGCTGCCTACTtacatctatctatttatttcagACAATAGCAGATGATGAAATCATACCAATTTCTTCAGTCACATCTTTCCTTAAGATATTTTTAGTTCTCCTTAAGGGTCGCACAGCTTACTGCCTTCATTGTGCTGACCATGGTACTGAACTACCCTTAGAAATGAAGAATAAAGGAAAACACATTTTGTTAAGAGGTAATGAGAGACAGATGAGGATTTCATAAGGCTAAACTAAAAGATGCCAGGAAACCAGGGTCCCCCTGCATTTCCACTGCTGAGCTCTATACTGGATAAGCACATTGCAAAACCAGGCAGCAGTTCAACTGCTTCTGAAGGGGTTTTGTTTTCTGTGCTATGGCAACCGAGAGATGGTTGCAGCTATCTGATAACACTATTGTTGAGAATAAAGTGGACTAGGATATCCAGATCCATTACACCGCCTACAGCAGCCTGAGCATGGGAGGCTGGCCATAAAATAAAACTGTCTTCCAAAACACACGTGCCAAATAAACAAAGTTGGCTGAAGATGTTTacttatgtttgctgactgggagcagttgtggaccaccggtatgaagtttacggcatgcattgccttaaaggagaatattatgaaaatgatttacaggtggtacatgaccccagttaagcttgcaaaaatttatcacctgcctgacaacaagtgctggaaatgtaaagaagctgagggaacattctttcacctttggtggacatgcccaagggttaaggcttactgggaaatgatatataatgaactgaagaaggtatttaaatttacctttcccaagaaaccagaggccttccttttgggcatagttggccaacgggtgccaaagaaagacagaatattttttatgtatgcaacaacagcagcaagaatacttctcgccaagtactggaagacacaagatctacccaccgtggaagaatggcagatgcaagtgatcgactacatggagatggctgaaatgactggcagaatccaggaccagggagaagaattgatggaacaggactggaaaaagtttaaggactatttacaaaaatattgcaaaatgtttgagtgttaacatgatgtgggaagtgaaggtaacagggcatgtgggatttggttaaatgtgaatgaaaagtaaattttcaaaaaggagaagggggttatgaacagaataaaattatgtcttagtatataagatgaggaatgggctaagataatgaaaacttgggacataataattagaaaaacataatttgtaagcatggtttgaagatgggtttgaatttgctgaatcagatgaataaagaggaacacaaaaaagggagatgtgaggaggtcaggacagagggataaggaattttgtaactgtttaaagtggatttttcttttttctttttttctttttttgttatatattttttgttttttgacttttctgtgggttttaattaatggaatgatctatctgaaatgatgaattctttgttttgtaaaactttaataaacatttatttttttaaaaaaagaagatgttTACTTATTAGCAAAGCCAGCTTAACAGATTGTCTCTGTTAGTTGGGCTCAGTGCTTTGTATACTACAAGCAACCTCGGTGCATATTTTGCTCTCATCTTGTGAAAGGAAACTCCTC is from Podarcis raffonei isolate rPodRaf1 chromosome 3, rPodRaf1.pri, whole genome shotgun sequence and encodes:
- the C3H13orf42 gene encoding uncharacterized protein C13orf42 homolog, yielding MLRKIHAIFHPNSRRRSLSDGIPTFDGSAVRLIRSTSMYVLGDEDNKFSEPLKKSKSTTSLDSVACLHLKEEERAWMYSKTQDCLQYLQDLLALRKKYIESIKDLKSSDRASDISSVSTKSSKTRQKSPATPPPVQSSKISAERKASQLNSDVTEAIAYFDSIIAELDAERHRKIVVRDHPPHADVDFDVIASSREHSLHSNWILRAPRRCSQDTVQGGKTTSQSERNSHGRTICSRKKLERYPIYLPKAVEGAFNTLKFKPKVCPKVLL